From a region of the Cucumis sativus cultivar 9930 chromosome 6, Cucumber_9930_V3, whole genome shotgun sequence genome:
- the LOC105435869 gene encoding uncharacterized protein LOC105435869 produces the protein MSVEILDSATIVNFVEDDVAFGAFIRDRFAHLDTNRDGLLSYSEMLEELHTLRVFETHFGIDVKPDPDELSSVYSSLFLQFDRDSSGTVDLDEFRAETKRMMLAMANGMGFLPVQMVLEEGSFLMKAVERETAITAA, from the coding sequence ATGAGTGTGGAGATATTGGATAGTGCTACCATTGTCAACTTCGTTGAAGATGATGTAGCTTTTGGTGCATTCATAAGAGATCGTTTTGCTCACCTAGATACCAACCGTGATGGTCTCCTTTCCTACAGTGAGATGTTGGAGGAGTTGCATACCCTCAGGGTTTTCGAGACCCATTTTGGAATTGATGTGAAGCCTGATCCGGATGAGCTTTCTTCTGTCTATAGTTCTCTGTTTTTGCAGTTTGATCGTGACTCAAGTGGAACAGTTGATCTGGATGAGTTTAGGGCTGAGACCAAAAGGATGATGTTAGCTATGGCTAATGGGATGGGATTCTTACCTGTTCAGATGGTGCTTGAAGAGGGAAGCTTCTTGATGAAGGCTGTTGAGAGGGAAACCGCAATAACGGCCGCTTGA
- the LOC101206514 gene encoding transcription initiation factor TFIID subunit 6, giving the protein MSIIPKENIEVIAQCIGINNLSSDVALDIAPDVEYRLREIMQEAIKCMRHSKRTTLTANDVDGALNLRNVEPMYGFASGGPLRFKRAIGHRDLFYLEDKDLEFKDIIDAPLPKAPFDTAVFCHWLAIEGVQPAIPENAPVEVILPPSDAKSNEQMGGLPVDIKLPVKHILSKELQLYFDKITELVVSRSSSILFKKALVSLATDSGLHPLVPYFTCFIADEVARGLGDYSLLFALMRVVWSLLQNPHIHIEPYLHQMMPSVVTCLVAKRLGNRFSDNHWELRDFTAKVVALICKRFGHVYNTLQTKLTKTLLNAFLDPKRALTQHYGAIQGLAALGMNVVHLLILPNLEPYLGLLEPEMLLANQKNEMKRHEAWRVYGALLRAVGQCIYDHVKIFPPLPSMPAGSILRTNARVITTTFLNKRKENADHLEGQPPLKKMVMDSPMGVMPTNSSASHMEGAVNPASSSNSSLILPTSSQPLQNETIPGSNSRKGKYDDQILKRSAVLSQVWKEDLKSGKLLTSMLDLFGESMLCFIPAPELSMFL; this is encoded by the exons atgagtaTTATacctaaagaaaatattgaggTCATTGCGCAATGTATTGGGATCAATAACTTGTCCTCAGATGTTGCTTTGGATATTGCTCCCGATGTTGAATATCGTCTGCGGGAGATCATGCAG GAGGCCATCAAATGCATGCGTCACTCAAAGAGAACTACGTTGACAGCGAATGATGTTGATGGTGCACTGAACCTAAGAAATGTTGAG CCAATGTATGGTTTTGCTTCTGGAGGTCCCTTGCGATTTAAAAGAGCCATTGGACATCGGGATCTGTTTTACCTTGAAGACAAGGATCTGGAATTTAAAGAC ATCATTGATGCTCCACTGCCAAAAGCTCCTTTTGATACAGCAGTGTTTTGCCATTGGCTAGCAATCGAAGGTGTACAGCCTGCAATACCTGAAAATGCTCCTGTAGAAG TAATTTTACCTCCTTCTGATGCCAAAAGTAATGAACAAATGGGTGGGCTGCCTGTTGACATTAAATTGCCAGTTAAGCATATTCTGTCCAAGGAGCTACAG CTATATTTTGACAAAATCACGGAGCTTGTTGTTAGTAGGTCAAGCTCAATTCTATTTAAGAAGGCACTAGTGAGTTTAGCTACGGACTCAGGACTTCACCCATTGGTTCCTTATTTTACATGCTTTATAGCTGACGAG GTTGCACGTGGACTTGGTGATTATTCCCTTCTTTTTGCTTTAATGCGTGTTGTCTGGAGTCTTCTTCAGAATCCTCACATCCACATAGAACCTTAT ctACACCAAATGATGCCATCTGTTGTAACCTGCCTAGTTGCAAAAAGGTTGGGGAATAGGTTTTCAGACAACCACTGGGAACTTAGAGACTTCACGGCAAAAGTGGTTGCTTTAATCTGTAAAAG GTTTGGTCATGTTTACAACACTCTTCAGACAAAGCTCACAAAAACTCTTCTCAATGCATTTTTAGACCCCAAACGGGCTTTGACTCAACATTATGGTGCAATTCAAGGATTAGCAGCCTTGGGGATGAATGTG GTTCACCTCCTTATACTTCCAAATCTTGAGCCATATCTGGGGCTTTTGGAACCTGAAATGCTTCTTGCTAATCAAAAGAATGAGATGAAGCGGCATGAAGCCTGGCGCGTTTATGGAGCCTTGCTG CGTGCGGTTGGTCAATGCATTTATGATCATGTCAAGATTTTTCCTCCTTTGCCTAGTATGCCTGCGGGTTCTATCTTGCGGACGAATGCGAGAGTTATCACCACCACATTTCTGA ACAAACGCAAGGAAAATGCCGACCACTTAGAAGGGCAGCCTCCCCTTAAGAAGATGGTAATGGATAGTCCAATGGGTGTCATGCCAACTAATTCATCTGCATCACACATGGAAGGAGCAGTTAATCCCGCTTCTTCCAGCAATTCCAGTCTGATTTTGCCGACATCTTCTCAACCATTGCAAAACGAAACCATTCCAGGCAGCAATAGTAGGAAAGGCAAGTATGATGATCAAATTCTTAAAAGGTCAGCTGTCTTATCTCAAGTCTGGAAGGAGGATCTTAAATCTGGAAAGTTGTTAACATCCATGTTAGATTTGTTTGGTGAAAGTATGTTATGCTTCATTCCTGCTCCTGAATTGTCCATGTTCTTGTAA
- the LOC101217502 gene encoding UDP-glycosyltransferase 74E2 yields MGSSFEEIRKENGNEVHVVMIPYPSQGHINPLLQFAKYLHHEGLKVTMLTILTNSSSLHDLPNLTIQNVSLFPYQGTDPETHHASSERRQASIRLHLTQLLTRHRDHGNPIACLVYDSIMPWVLDIAKQFGVLCAAFFTQSSAVNVIYYNFHKGWLSNDALKESLICLNGLPGLCSSDLPSFVSEQHKYPALLSFLADQFVAVNGAHWIFANTFDSLEPKEVKWMEGEFAMKNIGPMVPSMYLDGRLENDKDYGVSMFEPNKNKDLTMKWLDSKHHKSVIYVSFGSGAELEKEQMEELACALKRTNKYFLWVVRESEVHKLPQNFIEDHEDAAGDQKGLVVNWCCQLQVLAHKSVGCFVTHCGWNSTLEALSLGVPLVTMAQWSDQPTNAKYVEDVWRVGKRVRLREEDNGMCRREEIEKCVNEVMEEGEVGEEIRKRLRKWRELAKEAMDDGGTSHANIIHFLQQLLNKTN; encoded by the exons ATGGGAAGCAGCTTTGAAGAGATCAGAAAAGAGAATGGAAATGAAGTTCATGTGGTGATGATTCCATATCCAAGCCAAGGTCACATTAACCCACTCCTCCAATTTGCCAAATACCTCCACCATGAAGGACTCAAAGTTACAATGCTTACCATTTTAACCAACTCTTCCTCCCTTCATGACCTCCCTAATCTCACTATTCAAAATGTATCTCTCTTTCCATACCAAGGCACGGATCCCGAGACCCACCACGCTTCTTCGGAGCGTCGCCAGGCTTCCATTCGCTTGCATTTGACTCAACTTCTTACTCGTCATCGAGACCATGGCAATCCAATTGCTTGCCTTGTTTATGACTCTATCATGCCATGGGTTCTTGACATCGCCAAACAGTTTGGTGTTTTGTGTGCTGCGTTTTTCACTCAATCTTCCGCTgttaatgttatttattacAACTTTCATAAAGGGTGGCTTAGTAATGATGCATTAAAGGAGagtttgatttgtttgaatGGACTTCCGGGTCTTTGCTCTTCAGATCTGCCTTCTTTTGTTTCTGAGCAACACAAGTACCCAGCTCTTCTTAGCTTCTTAGCTGACCAATTTGTAGCAGTGAATGGTGCCCATTGGATCTTTGCCAACACATTTGATAGCTTAGAACCAAAG GAGGTGAAGTGGATGGAAGGGGAGTTTGCAATGAAGAACATTGGTCCAATGGTTCCTTCAATGTACTTAGATGGAAGGCTAGAAAACGACAAAGATTATGGGGTTAGCATGTTTgaaccaaacaaaaacaaagatttgACAATGAAATGGCTTGATTCTAAGCACCACAAATCCGTCATCTACGTCTCATTTGGAAGTGGCGCTGAATTAGAGAAGGAGCAAATGGAAGAATTAGCATGTGCCCTGAAGAGAACCAACAAATACTTCTTATGGGTTGTTAGAGAATCGGAGGTCCATAAGCTTCCTCAGAATTTCATTGAGGATCATGAGGACGCAGCAGGTGATCAGAAAGGGTTGGTGGTAAATTGGTGCTGTCAGCTCCAAGTGTTGGCTCATAAATCAGTTGGATGTTTCGTTACGCACTGCGGTTGGAACTCGACCCTGGAAGCGTTGAGTTTGGGAGTGCCGTTGGTGACGATGGCGCAGTGGTCGGACCAGCCAACGAATGCCAAGTACGTGGAGGATGTGTGGAGGGTTGGGAAGAGGGTGAGATTAAGAGAGGAAGACAATGGAATGTGTAGAAGAGAAGAGATAGAGAAATGTGTGAATGAAGTtatggaagaaggagaagttggagaagaaataagaaagagGTTGAGGAAGTGGAGGGAATTGGCAAAAGAAGCTATGGATGATGGAGGAACCTCTCATGCAAACATTATTCACTTTCTACAACAACTTCTtaacaaaactaattaa